A part of Scleropages formosus chromosome 3, fSclFor1.1, whole genome shotgun sequence genomic DNA contains:
- the ep300b gene encoding histone acetyltransferase p300 isoform X2 gives MADNHVLDSGPPSAKRPKLSSPALSASDGNDFGSPFDLEHDLPDELINSTELSLPNGGDLGQQHTTLGGATLSGQDAAAKHKQLSELLRSGAPPVLPSPQQGAAGSPIGGSMGLLGSMNVSPGSTGMAGQQQHQSPQQAAMMHQAPGMGGGMIRSMMGAQKGNGQSASTPQQGMMGGQVMNGSPRMNYSNPGMGSNNNLLAETLQQQQGSQQLGQVSQAAQRGQQPGALNKMGMMGSPGPYGSPYGQPAGQGLGGAGLGQQLQNKAGLPNSLAQFNLDKKTPPMQGITGMGSQQPSAGVAGSTAGTTGPGAASSMMPTSTVAPGGLGTAATSSAPPPTADPEKRKLIQQQLVLLLHAHKCQRREQANGEVRQCNLPHCRTMKNVLNHMTHCQAGKSCQVAHCASSRQIISHWKNCTRHDCPVCLPLKNAGDKRSQQSESLLGTAGMGLRSSLGAVPGGQPSSPSLNPTNQIDPSSIERAYAALGLTYQGAQVPPQPPQPQLSGQGLQSQPGMRPQSAMATIGNAMGVNGGVGVQSTNQQPSLLQDGMLHSSMNSQSLMNDGSAVGAMGSMPTATPPSAASIRKSWHEDITQDLRNHLVHKLVQAIFPTPDPAALKDRRMENLVAYARKVEGDMYESANSRGEYYHLLAEKIYKIQKELEEKRRTRLQKQGMIPTQPGIPPSGIPQGPPSMGQAPMPPGQTLNGPHSDSSMVRSPVPSQMVNRMQNPTGINQFNQLGMQSLGQRSTPPLQLGSAINQMGMGVPRMGQPSIGQLQNQYLPTGQCSGTGPGLGAGTVGMPQQTQMSTPPPLPVSSPLPQPGSVNSGASVGPAGSVTGGGQASGLPLSSGSSQPNSHPHCPPLRQNSPSPARSLTPTPHHTPPGLAGSQTPQPQTPTPPQLAPPAQQQQQLAQSMGPGVGLDKPTQLQQQLGGVTSGVPQSGLASSVSTPTAPLPPQLPRTPLSQRSSLTADGQVSTPASVSSADASSQLATSDTKMEVKQQDEEEEEEVSDGKVSGKKVATHADGKPEEKPELKKEESAGERCKVEPMEMLSGGTAEDRKLDVKVDPKEEEEGLGTTGTLSSTPSVQSKKKIFKAEELRQALMPTLEALYRQDPESLPFRQPVDPQLLGIPDYFDIVKNPMDLSTIKRKLDTGQYQEPWQYVDDVWLMFNNAWLYNRKTSRVYKYCSKLAEVFEQEIDPVMQGLGYCCGRKLEFSPQTLCCYGKQLCTIPRDAAYFSYQNRYHFCEKCFNEIQGESVSLGDDPSQPQTSISKEQFERKKNDTLDPELFVECTDCGRKMHQICVLHNETIWPTGFVCDRCLKKSNKTRKENKYAAKRLPQTKLGSFLEIRVNEFLRRQNHPESGEVTIRVVHVSDKVVEVKPGMKARFVDSGEMAESFPYRSKALFAFEDIDGADVCFFGMHVQEYGSDCPPPNQRRVYISYLDSVHFFQPRHMRTAVYHEILIGYLEYVKKLGFTTGHIWACPPSEGDDYIFHCHPPDQKIPKPKRLQEWYKKMLDKAVSERIVHDYKDIFKQATEDRLTSAKELPYFEGDFWPNVLEESIKELEQEEEERKREENSTSSESIDATKGDSKNAKKKNSKKTSKNKSSLSRANKKKPGMPNVSNDLSQKLYATMEKHKEVFFVIRLIAGPTANSLPPLADPDPLMACDLMDGRDAFLTLARDKHLEFSSLRRSKWSSMCMLVELHNQSQDRFVYTCNECKHHVETRWHCTVCEDYDLCITCYNTKGHEHKMEKLGLGLDDESNSQTSAATQSPSDSRRLSIQRCIQSLVHACQCRNANCALPSCQKMKRVVQHTKGCKRKTNGGCPICKQLIALCCYHAKHCQENKCPVPFCLNIKHKVRNQQMQHRVQQAQMVRRRMASMQRTGQPTPSGGGGGLHSPGNNGTTAPSTPTQPPTPQTPTQAILPPVTPTGPSVAVTGGGPPPQQGPQQVSQHHLHHLQQIPVGNMMSSPQQQSQQMLQVQQHQTPPQQVQQVQHTNSLPSYTPRHHGSSPQSQGKPGLSPATPPQQQQPQPPQSNSGQPPMAQQQQPAPPSSGPPPAAVEIAMKIQRVAETQRKMAHVHILQRQAAGMMTPHPHHQPPQPQAQMGMAHTSGGMVGAQGLPPQAQAAVARAHLEQQQQQPPQGMMVPAGMQQPPPQGNPQSQLTQQMSLPQPGGPQLQPPQQAQQQWGSPAMPQQRPAMMGQPGHPVMMAPQQQVPQPQLPQPPSQQQPGRGGVIGMPGVPGGTTAAAAGSSNLPQAALQELLRTLRSPSSPLQQQQVLSILRSSPQLMAAFIKQRASRYKGGAPGPGVGGAQGGMGAQPVNVNAGAAPPGMHMGQSMGMPAMAQLQQQQQQQQQQPQLQQRQIPGGNMQQQQVAALQQQPQQQQQAGLQSQGPNMGNINPQFRELLMRRHLQQQQQQQQQQQQQQQMGNHAQFQPPQPPQQQGYLGQPNMPPQQPGQPQPGGPQQQGYPGAMLQQRLQQHQHHLQMQQQQQNAMLQGADGGGPPPHQQQPQQTPQQGGPQPPSSQTMLTQTLHQRILQQQHLGGGSPAQHSGPMSPQQQMAPSPHLQGPPMASSLSGQVRSPQPSPRPQSQPPRSSPSPRTQPQPSPHHISPQTQTGSPHPGHLSQHHPGMVVPPPQQQQQQPPMDPTPFGADPNAMLSQLSGMGSLHVTAPADLLAGNSQDINHSPLNMM, from the exons ATGGCCGATAATCATGTTCTGGACTCCGGCCCGCCTTCAGCCAAGAGGCCTAAGCTGTCCTCTCCGGCGCTGTCTGCCAGCGATGGGAACG ATTTCGGCTCACCGTTCGACCTGGAACATGACCTCCCCGATGAACTCATTAACTCCACGGAGTTGAGCCTACCCAATGGAGGGGACCTGGGCCAGCAGCACACCACTCTGGGTGGAGCGACACTCAGTGGCCAGGACGCAGCAGCTAAGCACAAGCAGCTTTCAGAGCTTCTGCGGTCTGGGGCACCGCCAGTGCTTCCCTCTCctcagcagggggcagcagggagccCCATTGGGGGCAGCATGGGTCTCTTGGGCAGCATGAATGTATCCCCAGGTTCCACAGGAATGGCTGGGCAGCAGCAACATCAATCTCCCCAGCAGGCAGCCATGATGCACCAAGCCCCTGGGATGGGTGGCGGCATGATCAGGAGTATGATGGGAGCCCAGAAAGGAAACGGACAGTCAGCTTCTACACCTCAACAAGGCATGATGGGGGGTCAGGTCATGAACGGCTCTCCTAGGATGAATTACTCAAACCCAGGGATGGGGAGCAACAATAACCTACTGGCGGAgaccctgcagcagcagcagggaagtCAGCAGTTGGGACAGGTTTCACAAGCCGCTCAACGAGGACAACAGCCTGGAGCACTGAACAAG aTGGGCATGATGGGTAGCCCTGGTCCCTATGGCAGCCCTTATGGTCAGCCTGCAGGTCAGGGTCTGGGTGGGGCTGGACTAGGCCAGCAACTACAGAACAAGGCAGGTCTACCCAACAGTCTGGCCCAGTTTAACCTGGACAAAAAGACGCCACCCATGCAGGGCATTACTGGCATG GGCTCCCAGCAGCCCTCTGCAGGTGTGGCTGGATCAACAGCAGGCACCACGGGACCTGGGGCAGCAAGCAGCATGATGCCCACCTCTACAGTGGCCCCAGGTGGCTTGGGCACGGCAGCGACTTCTTCAGCACCACCCCCCACAGCTGACCCGGAGAAGCGCAAGCTGatccagcagcagctggtgcTTCTGCTGCATGCCCATAAGTGCCAGAGGCGCGAACAGGCTAATGGAGAGGTGCGCCAGTGCAACCTACCCCATTGTCGCACCATGAAGAATGTCCTCAACCACATGACCCACTGCCAGGCTGGCAAGTCTTGCCAGG TGGCCCACTGCGCCTCCTCACGGCAGATCATCTCTCACTGGAAGAACTGCACACGTCATGACTGCCCTGTTTGCCTGCCTCTCAAGAACGCAGGAGACAAGAGGAGCCAGCAGAGTGAGT CTCTTCTGGGCACTGCTGGTATGGGACTACGCAGCTCCTTGGGGGCTGTGCCTGGGGGGCAACCCAGTTCCCCTAGTCTCAACCCCACCAACCAAATTGACCCCAGCTCCATAGAACGGGCCTATGCTGCTCTGGGTCTCACCTACCAGGGTGCCCAGGTGCCCCCGCAGCCTCCTCAACCACAGCTGTCTGGCCAGGGGCTTCAGAGCCAGCCTGGCATGCGACCACAAAGTGCAATGG CAACAATTGGGAATGCCATGGGAGTGAACGGAGGTGTTGGGGTCCAGTCAACTAACCAGCAACCTAGCCTCCTGCAGGATGGCATGTTGCACAGCAGCATGAATTCGCAAAG TCTGATGAATGACGGCAGTGCAGTGGGTGCTATGGGGTCCATGCCTACGGCCACACCACCGTCTGCAGCAAGCATTAGAAAAAGCTGGCATGAGGATATCACCCAGGACCTGCGCAACCACCTGGTGCACAAGCT AGTACAAGCTATCTTCCCCACCCCGGACCCAGCTGCTTTGAAAGACCGGAGGATGGAAAACCTGGTGGCCTACGCCCGCAAGGTGGAAGGGGACATGTACGAATCAGCCAACAGCAGG GGGGAGTACTATCATCTCCTGGCAGAGAAGATTTACAAGATTCaaaaagagctggaagagaagagGCGAACACGTTTGCAGAAGCAGGGCATGATTCCCACTCAACCAGGCATACCACCTTCAGGAATTCCACAAGGGCCTCCCAGCATGGGGCAGGCCCCCATGCCCCCTGGACAGACCCTTA aCGGTCCACACTCTGATTCTTCCATGGTTCGTTCTCCCGTGCCAAGCCAGATGGTAAACCGGATGCAGAACCCCACAG GTATAAACCAGTTTAACCAGTTGGGAATGCAATCCCTTGGCCAGAGATCCACACCACCACTTCAGCTTGGATCTGCTATTAACCAG ATGGGTATGGGGGTACCAAGGATGGGGCAGCCCAGCATTGGTCAGCTGCAGAATCAATATCTGCCCACTGGTCAGTGCTCAGGAACAGGGCCAGGGCTTGGGGCTGGCACTGTTGGCATGCCACAG CAAACTCAGATGTCCACACCACCCCCACTTCCTGTTAGCAGTCCACTCCCTCAGCCAGGTTCAGTGAATAGTGGGGCATCTGTGGGCCCTGCGGGGTCTGTCACAGGAGGCGGCCAAGCTTCTGGCCTCCCCCTGTCTTCTGGCTCATCACAGCCTAACTCCCATCCTCATTGCCCTCCTCTACGGCAGAACTCGCCATCCCCTGCACGCAGCCTGACTCCTACACCCCACCACACGCCACCAGGCTTAGCTGGCTCACAGACCCCCCAGCCTCAGACCCCCACACCACCCCAGTTGGCCCCACCAGctcaacagcaacagcagttaGCTCAGTCAATGGGACCTGGGGTTGGCCTGGACAAACCTACTCagctacagcagcagctgggaggTGTCACGTCTGGAGTTCCCCAATCAGGGCTGGCGTCCTCTGTGTCCACGCCAACAGCCCCCTTGCCACCTCAGCTCCCACGTACGCCG CTGTCCCAGAGATCATCCCTGACGGCAGACGGCCAAGTCTCCACACCAGCATCTGTCAGCAGCGCTGATGCGAGCTCCCAGCTAGCCACGTCTGACACGAAGATGGAAGTCAAGCAGcaagatgaagaggaggaggaagaggtgtCAGATGGGAAGGTCTCAGGAAAGAAGGTTGCCACACATGCAGATGGGAAGCCTGAAGAGAAGCCAGAG TTGAAGAAAGAAGAGTCAGCGGGTGAACGATGCAAAGTGGAGCCCATGGAGATGCTGTCAGGAGGAACAGCAGAGGACAGAAAATTGGATGTGAAGGTGGACCctaaagaggaagaggaggggttAGGGACAACTGGCACACTCAGTTCTACCCCCAGTGTGCAGAGCAAGAAGAAAA TCTTTAAAGCAGAGGAGCTGCGGCAGGCCCTGATGCCCACTCTGGAGGCACTATACCGCCAGGACCCTGAGTCGCTGCCCTTCCGGCAGCCGGTGGACCCCCAGTTACTGGGAATACCC GACTACTTTGACATTGTGAAGAACCCAATGGACCTGTCAACTATCAAGCGCAAACTGGACACAGGACAATATCAGGAGCCCTGGCAGTACGTGGATGATGTGTGGCTCATGTTCAACAATGCCTGGCTCTACAACCGCAAGACCTCCCGTGTCTACAAGTACTGCTCCAAGCTGGCTGAGGTGTTTGAGCAGGAGATCGACCCTGTCATGCAGGGTCTAGGCTACTGCTGTGGCAGGAAG CTTGAATTCTCTCCTCAGACCCTTTGCTGCTATGGCAAGCAGCTGTGCACTATTCCTCGTGACGCTGCGTACTTCAGCTACCAGAACAG GTACCACTTCTGTGAGAAGTGTTTCAACGAAATCCAGGGTGAGAGCGTGTCCCTTGGGGACGACCCCTCCCAGCCACAGAC ATCCATCAGCAAAGAACAgtttgaaaggaaaaagaatgaCACACTGGACCCTGAATT GTTTGTGGAATGTACCGACTGTGGACGTAAAATGCATCAGATCTGCGTCCTCCACAATGAGACGATATGGCCGACAGg TTTTGTGTGTGATCGCTGCTTAAAAAAGTCCAATAAGACCCGCAAGGAGAACAAGTATGCTGCAAAAC GGCTGCCCCAGACGAAACTCGGCAGCTTCCTAGAGATACGTGTGAACGAGTTCCTCAGACGGCAAAACCACCCTGAGTCAGGCGAGGTCACCATCCGTGTGGTCCATGTTTCAGACAAGGTGGTGGAGGTCAAACCCGGCATGAAAGCCAG GTTTGTGGACAGCGGGGAGATGGCAGAGTCCTTTCCCTATAGGTCTAAGGCACTGTTTGCCTTTGAAGACATTGATGGTGCTGATGTCTGCTTCTTTGGCATGCATGTGCAGGAGTATGGCTCAGACTGCCCACCGCCCAATCAGAG GCGTGTGTACATCTCCTATTTGGACAGTGTACACTTCTTCCAGCCTCGTCATATGCGCACAGCGGTCTACCATGAGATCCTCATTGGGTATCTGGAGTACGTCAAGAAGCTGGG GTTTACAACTGGTCACATCTGGGCCTGTCCGCCCAGTGAAGGAGATGACTATATCTTTCACTGTCATCCGCCTGATCAGAAGATACCCAAGCCCAAACGGCTGCAGGAGTGGTACAAGAAAATGCTGGATAAGGCTGTGTCCGAGCGCATCGTACATGACTACAAG GACATCTTCAAACAGGCGACAGAAGACCGCTTGACTAGTGCAAAGGAGCTACCCTACTTCGAGGGGGACTTCTGGCCCAACGTGCTGGAAGAGAGCATCAAGGAGCTagaacaagaggaggaggaacgcaagagagaggaaaacagcaCTTCCAGCGAGAGTATTGAC GCCACCAAAGGGGACAGCAAGAATGctaagaagaaaaacagtaagAAGACAAGCAAGAACAAGAGCAGTCTGAGCCGGGCCAACAAGAAGAAGCCAGGAATGCCCAATGTATCCAATGACTTGTCCCAGAAACTCTATGCCACCATGGAGAAGCACAAGGAG GTGTTTTTCGTTATCCGACTGATTGCTGGCCCCACTGCCAACTCCCTCCCACCTCTCGCGGACCCTGACCCCCTGATGGCCTGCGACCTGATGGATGGACGCGATGCGTTCCTCACGCTGGCGCGAGACAAGCATCTAGAGTTTTCCTCATTGCGTCGGTCCAAGTGGAGCTCCATGTGCATGCTGGTTGAGCTGCATAATCAGAGCCAGGACCGCTTTGTTTATACCTGCAACGAATGCAAGCACCACGTGGAGACACGCTGGCACTGCACAGTTTGTGAG GACTACGATCTGTGTATCACTTGCTATAACACCAAGGGCCATGAGCACAAGATGGAAAAGCTTGGTCTGGGCTTAGACGATGAAAGCAACAGTCAGACATCAGCAGCCACACAGAGCCCCAGTGACTCACGGCGCCTAAGCATTCAGCGCTGCATCCAGTCGCTGGTGCATGCCTGCCAGTGCCGCAATGCCAACTGTGCTCTGCCATCCTGCCAGAAGATGAAGCGTGTGGTGCAGCACACTAAGGGATGCAAGCGTAAGACTAACGGTGGCTGCCCCATCTGCAAGCAGCTGATTGCACTGTGCTGCTACCATGCCAAGCATTGCCAGGAGAACAAGTGCCCTGTACCCTTCTGTCTGAACATCAAGCACAAGGTGCGGAATCAGCAGATGCAGCACCGGGTGCAGCAGGCGCAGATGGTGCGACGCCGCATGGCCAGCATGCAGCGAACAGGTCAGCCCACCCCCagcggagggggcggggggctgCATTCTCCGGGGAACAATGGCACGACTGCCCCCAGCACACCTACCCAGCCGCCCACACCACAGACGCCTACCCAGGCCATCCTGCCCCCTGTAACCCCAACTGGACCCAGTGTCGCGGTGACTGGAGGTGGCCCCCCTCCACAACAAGGGCCACAACAGGTTTCTCAACACCATCTCCACCACCTCCAGCAGATACCTGTTGGGAACATGATGAGCTCCCCTCAGCAACAATCTCAGCAAATGCTCCAAGTGCAgcagcatcagacaccacctcAGCAGGTTCAGCAGGTCCAGCATACTAATAGCCTCCCCTCTTATACGCCTCGCCACCACGGCTCGTCCCCACAGTCACAGGGTAAGCCAGGGCTCAGCCCGGCCACCcctccacagcagcagcaaccccAGCCACCTCAGTCCAACTCTGGTCAGCCTCCCATGGCCCAGCAACAACAGCCTGCCCCGCCCTCTTCAGGGCCTCCCCCAGCTGCTGTTGAAATCGCCATGAAGATCCAACGCGTAGCAGAGACCCAGAGGAAGATGGCCCATGTGCACATCCTGCAGCGGCAGGCAGCAGGCATGATGACCCCACATCCGCACCACCAGCCCCCACAGCCCCAGGCCCAAATGGGCATGGCCCATACTAGTGGGGGAATGGTGGGGGCACAGGGCCTCCCTCCTCAGGCCCAAGCAGCAGTTGCTCGGGCCCActtggagcagcagcagcagcagccgccacAGGGCATGATGGTCCCAGCAGGTATGCAGCAGCCACCCCCGCAGGGTAACCCACAGAGCCAGCTGACCCAGCAGATGTCACTGCCTCAACCAGGTGGCCCACAGCTGCAACCTCCACAGCAGGCCCAGCAGCAGTGGGGCAGCCCAGCCATGCCCCAGCAAAGGCCTGCGATGATGGGCCAGCCGGGTCACCCAGTCATGATGGCCCCCCAGCAGCAAGTCCCACAACCACAGCTTCCCCAGCCACCATCTCAGCAGCAGCCTGGTCGCGGTGGTGTAATTGGCATGCCAGGTGTACCAGgtggaacaacagcagcagcagcaggcagcagcaaCCTCCCCCAGGCTGCTCTGCAGGAGCTCTTGCGCACCCTGCGCTCTCCTAGCTCTCccttgcagcagcagcaagtgcTTAGCATTCTTCGCTCCAGCCCCCAGCTCATGGCTGCCTTCATTAAGCAGCGTGCCTCCCGCTACAAAGGTGGAGCACCTGGCCCTGGGGTGGGCGGAGCCCAAGGAGGCATGGGTGCTCAGCCAGTTAATGTAAATGCTGGTGCTGCCCCACCAGGCATGCATATGGGTCAGAGTATGGGGATGCCAGCCATGGCtcagcttcagcagcagcagcaacaacagcagcagcaaccgcAGTTACAGCAACGTCAAATACCAGGTGGCAatatgcagcagcagcaggtggcagcttTACAACAACAgccacaacagcagcaacaagctGGTCTACAGAGCCAGGGTCCCAACATGGGTAACATAAACCCACAGTTCAGAGAGCTCCTGATGAGAAGgcaccttcagcagcagcagcaacaacagcagcagcagcaacaacagcagcaaatggGCAACCATGCCCAGTTCCagccaccacaacccccccaACAGCAGGGCTACCTTGGGCAGCCTAACATGCCCCCTCAGCAACCAGGCCAGCCCCAGCCTGGGGGTCCACAACAACAAGGGTACCCAGGTGCCATGCTCCAGCAGAGGCTACAACAGCATCAGCATCACCTCCAgatgcagcaacagcagcagaatgcCATGCTGCAAGGGGCTGATGGTGGAGGACCGCCACCACATCAGCAGCAACCGCAGCAAACCCCGCAGCAAGGCGGCCCTCAACCCCCATCATCACAGACCATGCTCACTCAGACCCTGCACCAGCGaatcctccagcagcagcacctgggtggaggCTCTCCAGCCCAGCACAGTGGCCCCATGAGCCCCCAGCAGCAAATGGCCCCGTCTCCCCACCTGCAAGGCCCACCGATGGCATCTTCGTTAAGTGGCCAGGTGCGCTCCCCTCAGCCCTCACCGCGGCCCCAGTCGCAGCCACCCCGCTCCAGCCCCTCACCCCGCACGCAACCCCAGCCTTCACCGCACCATATCTCTCCCCAGACTCAAACGGGTTCCCCGCATCCTGGACACCTCTCGCAACACCATCCGGGCATGGTGGTTCCACCgccccaacagcagcagcagcagccccccATGGACCCAACCCCCTTTGGTGCTGACCCGAATGCCATGCTCTCTCAGCTCAGCGGAATGGGGAGCTTGCATGTGACTGCACCAGCTGACCTGTTGGCTGGCAACAGCCAGGACATTAATCACAGT